In Laspinema palackyanum D2c, the genomic stretch TCTCCCTCAGTGAAAATCCGTGAAATCAGTGGTTCCTCCCTCTTACCTCAACAATCCTCCCCGAACTTTCCGTAACGATTCAATCGTGACGATCGCCTGTTGTGCCACTCTATCAATCTCCTCAACGGTATTAAATCGCCCGATGCCAAATCGCACTGAAGCAAATGCCAACTCCGGCGATCGCCCGACTGCTTCCAACACATGAGACGGCGCAATTTTAGCCGCAGTACAAGCGGAACCCGATGACACTGCCATCACCGATTGCAGTCCCAACAATAACGCTTGACCATCCACTCCTGCCACACTTATATTTAAGTTACCGGCCAATCGTTGGGTGGGATGACCATTCAAAAACACCGACTCCAAAGATTGCAATTGCTCCCATAACCGCTGTCGCAATGTCGTCAGGCGATCGCATTCTGACTCCATTTCGGCCAATCCTAAGGCCACCGCTTTGGCAAATCCGACAATCTGAGGCACATAAAGTGTCCCCGATCGCAATCCTCTCTCATGTCCTCCCCCATGAATCTGGGGGGCAATTTTCACCCGAGGATTACGCCGACGAACATAGAGTCCACCTACCCCTTTTGGTCCATATATTTTATGGGCCGTTAATGACATTAAATCCACCTGGATCTCCTGCACATCCAGAGGAATTTTGCCAATTGCCTGTGCTGCATCACTATGAAAAATAATCCCTCTTTCTTTACACAATAACCCAATTTCTTTTAACGGTTGTAAGACGCCAATTTCATTGTTGGCCGCCATCACAGACACCAACACGGTATCCGGACGCAAGGCTGTTTCTAACTCGGATAAATCCAGCAATCCATCGGATTGAACCGGCAAATAGGTAATTTCAAAACCCAAGGTTTCTAAGTAGGCACAGGGGTCAAGAACGGCATTATGTTCCGTTTGAACCGTAATGATATGCCGTCCTTTTTGAAAATAACTTTCTGCCACGCCTTTAATGGCTAAATTGTTGGCTTCCGTTGCACCACTGGTAAAAATAATTTCTTCTGGGGTGGCATGAATGGCATCAGCTAGGGTCTCTCTAGCTTGTTGGATTGCCGCTTCTGCTTCCCATCCATATTGATGATTGATGCTGGCAGGATTCCCGAAATAGTCGGTAAAATAAGGCAGCATTGCCTCCATCACCCGTTGATCTACCGGGGTGGTGGCATGACAGTCGAGATAAATGGGGCGATCGGACATAAGCAATGGTAGGGGAAAGAGGAGGTTATAGCTTTAGCTTAACTTAAATGAGTCTGAAGTTAGAAATAGGGACGTGATTTAGGAGTCGTGGCGATTCTCGAATCGCCCCTACAGGCGGGGGATAAATTTACAACTTCTTGTGATTTACTCTTACTCATTCTGGTTGCTGTAAGGCAAAATTTTCTGTCTTGATACTCGGCCGATCGCTCGATTTACCTGACTGGATGCGGGTGGGTAATTCAATTTTAAATTCGGTTCCTTTTTCCGGATTGGAAATACATTCAATGCTCCCTTGATGTTGCTGTACCACAATTTGATAAACCATTGATAATCCCAGGCCGGTTCCTGACCCAACGGGTTTTGTACTAAAAAAAGGGTCAAAAATTTGTGATTTAACGGATTCGGGAATTCCCGGACCATTATCGGCAATCCGAATCAAAACTCTATTTTCACTTAAATTTTCAGTCTGAATGGTCAAACAACCGGGATTAGAAGTGGAATATAAACGGGAAGTTTCTATGGCATCAATGGCATTATTGAGGATTTGCAAAAAAGATTGATTAATTTGGGCGGCATAGGATTCAATTGCCGGTAATTTTCCGTAATTTTTAATCACCTGAATTTGTTGATGAGTGGCGTTAGATTGTAAGCGATGACCTAAAATTAACAAGGTATTTTCCAGGGCTTCATTGATTTGAATGCACTGGAGTCCCGAGCGTTCAAAATGGGTAAATTCTTGAAGAGATAAGACAATTTTGCGAATGCGATCGCTCCCATGTTGCATCGAACCAATAACTTTCGGTAAATCTTGCAGCATGAAATTCAAATCGATGGAGTCGAGTTTAGTTTGAATCCCCTCACTGGGTTGATTGACTTCTTGTTGATATAACTGCACCAGGTCAATTAAGTCTTGAGTATATTCTTGGAGATGACTGAGATTGCTGTAAATAAAGGTAACGGGATTGTTGATTTCATGAGCGACTCCAGCGACGAGTTGACCAATGCTGGACATTTTTTCACTTTGGATTAATTGAGACTGGGCGCGTTGTAAATCATTGAGGGTTTTACTCAGGCGTAAACCGGCGCGAACCCGGGCCATGAGTTCCTCGGTGTCGATGGGTTTAGAGAGAAAATCATCGGCCCCGGAGTCCAAACCAATCACGCGATCGGTCACCAGTTCCCGGGCAGTTAAGAGAATAAAAAAGGTACTGGATAAAGCAGGGTTGGCTTTGACGTGTTTACAGACGGCTAATCCATCCAATTGGGGCATCATCCAATCGCAAATAATTAAATCGGGACGGAGTTGTTCTGCCTGATGAATACCCTCCTTTCCATCGGAGGCGATCGCCACCTCATGACCTTCACTTTCGAGCAAGTCTTGCAAAACAATCTGCACCGTAATATCATCATCAATCGCTAAAATTTTACCCATAATCTGGTTATCATTGATAATTTTTGCGTTTAATTTTTTTCTTTGGTCCAGGGAATCTAAACCTAACGTACCCTGAGTTTTATTATAATTTAGACCGTCTACCCCTTTAGAATCTGGGGAGGTTTCCAAACCATTGACTTTCTTAGTCTATCTGTGAAAGCTAGAAACGCGGTTTCTGGTCTTTTGAATTGGAAGCCTATCCCCCCAAACCCCTCTGAACAAGAGGGGCTGATTCACAACTCAGCCCCGGTTAAAATATCGGAGGGGGTTGGGTAACCGTTTCACCTTCGGATTTAAGGTAACTCGGTTAGATGAGTGTCAATAAACTCGCGAACGCTCTGTAATTGAGCTTGCAAGCGAGATAAAGGTGAGTTGGCTTCAGATAAGCGATTTTCCCGAGCGAGAGTGCCTATCTGTTCCGCTAGGACCGACATCCCTTGCGCGCCGACATTGGCACTGGATCCTTTGAGCCGATGGGATACCCGGTCAACCTTAACACAATCATTGGCTTGAATGGCGGAGGCGATCGCCTGGGTATCCGCCGTGGCAGTGGTGGCAAATGCCTCTAATAGGCGGCGCTGGAGTGCTCTTTTGCCGCGCGAGACTTCTTCGAGACGGTCTAGGTTGATGGGGGGTGCGGAGTCTGAGGCGATCGCCGAAATCCGTTCGGGAGGCAGATGCCGAGTCGAGGAATCCGGTTTTGGGGGTTGGATCAAGGGGTTGATGAGCTGATCGGCTCGAACAATCCACCGTTCTAGCAGCGCACTCAAGTGATCCAGATGGACGGGTTTGCTGATATAGTCATCCATCCCAGCCGCGAGACACTTATCCCGTTCCGCAGACATGGCATGAGCCGTCAGAGCAATGATCACGGTTTTGTGAGGTTGAGACGGGTGCGGGGACTCGCCATCGCCAGACTGGCACAGGGACCCGGTTGCTTCCCGTTTGCGGATTTCTTGGGTGGTTTGATAGCCATCTAATCCGGGCATCTGACAGTCCATCAAGACAATATCATAGCGCTTTTGGCCGAGGCGGGCGATCGCCTCGACTCCATTGCTGACACATTCTCCTTGATAGCCTAATGCTTCTAATTGATGGAGAATCACCTGTTGATTAATTGGGTGGTCTTCTGCCACTAAAATATTCACAGTGGAACGAATCCGGGGTTGCACTGGGGTGATGGGGGGTTGAGAAACGAGGGGACTGCCTCCCCGGGATTGAGAGGGCAAGGTTGGCGGGCGCAGGACCACAGTCATGAGACTATTAAAGAGTTCCGACGATCGCACGGGTTTGACCAGATGTCCTTCTACAAAACTCAACCCGCGCTGTTGCAAGGATTGGACCAGTCCCAGGGCGCGATCGCGATAGGGGAGAGTTGTCATCAAAAAGAGGGACGTTTGTGGGGGAAATGGGGAGAATTTTTGAATAAATTCCTCGACGAGGGCGGGATTAGACTCGTCAGTGAGGATACAATCTGTACAGTCTTTACAATCGTCTTGAGAGTCTGCGTCCTCGTGGCGATCGCTCTCAATTCCTAAGAGCAAATGAAGGTCAACGATCGCCACTTTATAGGGTCGTCCTGTGGTAGCTGCCTCTTGCAAAGTCTGGCATAATCTGCTATAATCTGCCACTTCATCAATACTAATCCCCCAATCCGCTGCTAAATATCTTAACGATTGACGAGTCGCGGCATTTCCCTGGGCGATTAATACCTTAACTTCCGTTAAGGCAATGGGCAGCGCACAACGGGGAATCGAACCGGATACCCGAGTCCCCTGTTTGCGAAACTTCAGTTCAAACCAAAAATTCGAGCCGCGATCGGGGTAACTTTCCACCCCAATTTCGCCCCCCATCAGTTCTACCAATTGTTTACAAATCGCCAATCCCAAACCCGTCCCCCCATAGCGTCGGGTGGTGGAAGTATCCACTTGAGAAAAGGATTGAAACAGTGAGTCTTGGCGATCGCTCGGGATCCCAATCCCCGTATCTTGCACCGTAAACCGCAGCCAGACTTCTTGCCCTCTGGCATCCAAAGACTCCGGCTTAATCGACTGATTGACCCGAACAACCACCTCCCCCCGAGGCGTAAATTTAATCCCATTGTTAATCAAATTTAACAGAATCTGACGGAGGCGGGCTGCATCTCCGATTAAGTGTTGCGGTACCTTCGGATCAATCCAGACGGCCAATTCTAAACCCTTCTGATGAGCTGGAGCCGCTAATAAATCGACGACTGCTTCAATACAAGTTGACAGTTGAAAATCTAACGATTCGAGATTCATTTCTCCGGCTTCCAGCTTAGAAAAGTCCAAAATATCATTGATAACCCGCAACAAATGTTCCCCACTGATGCGGATGGTTTCAGCACAATCCCGTTGCTGATGAGAAAGTGGGGTTTGTAATAATAAACCCGTCATTCCTAACACCCCATTCATTGGGGTCCTAATTTCATGGCTCATGTTGGCGAGAAATTGGGATTTGATTCGGGCTGCTTCTAGGGCAGTTTCCCGAGCTTCCACCAGTTCATTAATATTATCGGTGACAATGGCAATTCCTCCAACTGCCCCGGTGGGACTGTACCAAGGCTGAATCGCCCAACGCTGATAGAGTTTAGACCCGTCAGCCCGTTCCCAGCAATCTTCGCTGGAAGAGATGGCTTCTCCAGCTAGAACCCGTTCCAGCAGAGGACCCCACTGTTCAAATAGATCCGGCATCACTTCAAAAAAGTGACATCCGATCCAGGAAGGATTATGACCCGAAAGGGTGCCCCCGTAATCACTCAACCACTTTTGAGAATGGGCAATATAGCGCAAATCGTGATCAAGCATTGCCATCGCCACGGGTGCTCGATTAATGATTTCTCGCAGTTGCAGGCGTTCCTTTTCCAGGGCTTCTTCGTACTGTTTGCGGTGAGTGATATCTTTGTGAGTCCCTAATATCCGGAGGATTTTGCCTTGGGGATCCCGTTCTACCACCTTTCCCCGGTCCAGAATCCACCGCCATTCGCCGGTTCTGGTGCGAATCCGGTATTCACTTTCACAAACCGGCGCACCGCCGTTGAGATGCTGGTTCCAGGCGGCGATCGCCCGAGGCAAATCATCCGGATGAATCAGTCTGCGCCAGGATTGGATCGGATTGTCAGTTTCATCGGGCATCCAGTCGGCGATCGCCCGCCATTTTTTCCCGATAAACAAATCTCCCGTCTCCAGATTCCAATCCCATAATTCCAAATTGCTGCCTTCCAGGGCTAATTGCAAGCGTCGGTTACTTTCCTGAAGGCGATCGAGACACTTCTGATTTTCCCGATCGCATTGCGACAAGGGTTGTCCCTCGCAATCGGCGATCGTCACCTCTACAATATTGGTATAAATACTAAAAATCCCCACCACTGCGCCGGTGTCATCGGGAATGGCATGAGCGCGCAACAACGCCGTCTTGCCCGTTCGGTCTTTTTTTTGTAACAAGACTTCTGCACACCAACTATACCCTCTGCGGACGCTTTGGCAAATTTCGCGATCGAGTTCTGGAGTGCCGTACAGTTGGCAAATCCCTCCTGCGGCATTGATTTCATCCCGACTATATCCAAATTGTTCCTTCCATGCTCTATTTTGATAGGTGAGAATCCCGTTGAGGTCGGTGATGGCAATGGCATCGGATGCTTGATTTACACCCCACTCCAGCCACGATCCAGAGGGGCTCATCTGCCGAACAGGATTCACGGGAGTTCGAGTCGGAATCCTCACCCGAAAGCGCTTCGGGTGTTTTTTGGTCGGGTTGAGGAACAACCCCGTTGAGGCGTCCCGATCGCCGGATGTCGGATGAGGTTGGCGGATGCAGGACCGCGATTGTCTGAGTTTGACGGTTAATAACATCGAAGATTGTAATTGAATCGGTTGCACTCCAGGGCAATCCCCAGGATTCGGATTCGATGTCAGACTCTCCGGTTCTGCCGATGATTCTTCCGATGTTTGAACCCAATCCGGTACGATCGCCCTTTGTCCTTTCCAAATCAATAGCGCTACTTTATGATAGCGATCAAAAACAGGTTTAATAGAAAACTTAACCCCCTCCCCCCTGCCGTTGCTTAAGTCGATCTCAAGACAACCGCGAACGAATTCCCCCTCCGCCGCTGTGGCGATCGCCTGCTTTAATTGTTCTTGTACTGCGTTATTCTGAGGGAAAGTTTCCTGGCATTCCGGAGGGACCCACCCCCGACTGTTCCAAAAGAGCAGACCCACTTCCTCTACCATCCCTGAATCCCCATCGCCTCTGTCTCCCCGGGTGTCAATCTCCAGAAGGGTTCCCTCGGGTTCTAACAAGGCGATCGCCTCCCAAGGTTCCGGGACCGAGGATAAACCACTCCCCTGAATATCTCCCTTAGACTGTCTTCGATAAGCAGCGATCGCCCGTCCTGCGGTTTGCAATACAGGGATTTCCTCGGGACTAACCGACTTCCCGTGAGGATACTCAAACCCCATCCATCCCAGACAACAATCATCGACAATTGCGGGAATTAGCAGAATCGAGGCGATCGGGCGATCGGCAAAAAAAGATCGATCGGATTCCGGCAATTCCGCCACTGCCAGAGAAATCGCCTGTCCCTCAGAGGTAGTGATCGGCTCTAAATCCGGTAAACTCGGGACCGTCCCCTTCCTGGGTAAGTTGTCCCCATACCACTGCGATCGTAAACCCGTTCCCTCCCCATCTCCTGCCTCCAGGGTTTCCCAGAAGTAGGCACCCGTTGCACCAGACACCTGGGCCAGTCGTTGTAGAATTTCTTGATAGAGCTGAGTTTCCCTCTCGAAATCTGGCGTTACAGCCCTGAGTAACTGTTCCTGAATCTCCACCACCGCCTTGAGGTAGGATGAACCCGAACTGGGATGATCCAGTTGAGGGTCAGGGTCCCGGTTGCATTCCCCAGAGAAATCCCGGGTTGATGTCCCGCAACTCCGGTTAGAGTAACCCTTGACCCGGGGCACTTCCCCGGTCAACGGAGGGTCTGGTTGCGCCGGATTTTCGACTGACTGTTGCTGATTCTTTTGGGGATTCGCAGTGATCAGGTGACCTTCCCATTGCCAGGATTGTTGTTCCTCAATGGCGATCGCCATGGATTGCATCAAGTCTTTCCAGTGGTCTGAATCCAGGCGAAAACTCATCTCAACCCGAACAGGTTTAGACTGTCTTTGCGGATGGCTTTCCTGATTTTGCACAGATGTAACAGGGTTTTTTCCCTCCCCGGTTCCAGGAATGCTCTCATCGTCGTGATTCCAGGCTAGATCGAGCAGTTCCAACACAATCCCTGGATTGCGAGTCTCTTGCCTCGGTTGACTAGACTTTACGGATTTAATCGGAGTCAATTGGCGAGTTCTTGAGGAGGAGAGAGGGGTGGGTTCTACGGGAATGACCATTGGATATACCTTTTTTTATTTAGACTTTAAATTGGGGAGTGAACTCTTCTTAAGATTCAACCTTTCCCGGGCAAAGTTACTATGCTGTTGGTGATTTTAATGGTTTCTTTATTTTTTGCCCAGAAAAAATACTGAATTGCTTCTAGGCTAGATTCTGGCGGGATGCTTGGGGATGGAGTTGCCTAACTCAATTTTAGGCTTAATGTCACTTGTCTTTAGTCTAACCCGAGAGTTGGAAGCAAGGAAAGATTTAGGGGCGATCGCTGGCCGAGTGGGAACGGTTCGCCCCTTTCTTCGAGTTCAATTTCGGGCCAGTCGGTTAGAGTTTTAGAAACACCTGGGTATTTCTGTCCAGCCGTTCCCCCTAGGGTTGGTTAGGGGTTAGGGGAAATTTCACGGCCTCACCGGAGTGCCATAGCAAGGCGGTACACCGGCTATTGAGTGCCTATATTTCACCAGGGGTTGGCCGGGAATTGGAACCGATGTATTCCCTGGAAAAGCCTGGTATTTCAAGGGTTTAGCGATGTGTCGCGGTGCGTCGGTGCAGTGGATGAATCGCCACTTTGTATAAATAGCAGGGGTACTCTATCCCTAGGGATTTC encodes the following:
- a CDS encoding ATP-binding protein, which codes for MVIPVEPTPLSSSRTRQLTPIKSVKSSQPRQETRNPGIVLELLDLAWNHDDESIPGTGEGKNPVTSVQNQESHPQRQSKPVRVEMSFRLDSDHWKDLMQSMAIAIEEQQSWQWEGHLITANPQKNQQQSVENPAQPDPPLTGEVPRVKGYSNRSCGTSTRDFSGECNRDPDPQLDHPSSGSSYLKAVVEIQEQLLRAVTPDFERETQLYQEILQRLAQVSGATGAYFWETLEAGDGEGTGLRSQWYGDNLPRKGTVPSLPDLEPITTSEGQAISLAVAELPESDRSFFADRPIASILLIPAIVDDCCLGWMGFEYPHGKSVSPEEIPVLQTAGRAIAAYRRQSKGDIQGSGLSSVPEPWEAIALLEPEGTLLEIDTRGDRGDGDSGMVEEVGLLFWNSRGWVPPECQETFPQNNAVQEQLKQAIATAAEGEFVRGCLEIDLSNGRGEGVKFSIKPVFDRYHKVALLIWKGQRAIVPDWVQTSEESSAEPESLTSNPNPGDCPGVQPIQLQSSMLLTVKLRQSRSCIRQPHPTSGDRDASTGLFLNPTKKHPKRFRVRIPTRTPVNPVRQMSPSGSWLEWGVNQASDAIAITDLNGILTYQNRAWKEQFGYSRDEINAAGGICQLYGTPELDREICQSVRRGYSWCAEVLLQKKDRTGKTALLRAHAIPDDTGAVVGIFSIYTNIVEVTIADCEGQPLSQCDRENQKCLDRLQESNRRLQLALEGSNLELWDWNLETGDLFIGKKWRAIADWMPDETDNPIQSWRRLIHPDDLPRAIAAWNQHLNGGAPVCESEYRIRTRTGEWRWILDRGKVVERDPQGKILRILGTHKDITHRKQYEEALEKERLQLREIINRAPVAMAMLDHDLRYIAHSQKWLSDYGGTLSGHNPSWIGCHFFEVMPDLFEQWGPLLERVLAGEAISSSEDCWERADGSKLYQRWAIQPWYSPTGAVGGIAIVTDNINELVEARETALEAARIKSQFLANMSHEIRTPMNGVLGMTGLLLQTPLSHQQRDCAETIRISGEHLLRVINDILDFSKLEAGEMNLESLDFQLSTCIEAVVDLLAAPAHQKGLELAVWIDPKVPQHLIGDAARLRQILLNLINNGIKFTPRGEVVVRVNQSIKPESLDARGQEVWLRFTVQDTGIGIPSDRQDSLFQSFSQVDTSTTRRYGGTGLGLAICKQLVELMGGEIGVESYPDRGSNFWFELKFRKQGTRVSGSIPRCALPIALTEVKVLIAQGNAATRQSLRYLAADWGISIDEVADYSRLCQTLQEAATTGRPYKVAIVDLHLLLGIESDRHEDADSQDDCKDCTDCILTDESNPALVEEFIQKFSPFPPQTSLFLMTTLPYRDRALGLVQSLQQRGLSFVEGHLVKPVRSSELFNSLMTVVLRPPTLPSQSRGGSPLVSQPPITPVQPRIRSTVNILVAEDHPINQQVILHQLEALGYQGECVSNGVEAIARLGQKRYDIVLMDCQMPGLDGYQTTQEIRKREATGSLCQSGDGESPHPSQPHKTVIIALTAHAMSAERDKCLAAGMDDYISKPVHLDHLSALLERWIVRADQLINPLIQPPKPDSSTRHLPPERISAIASDSAPPINLDRLEEVSRGKRALQRRLLEAFATTATADTQAIASAIQANDCVKVDRVSHRLKGSSANVGAQGMSVLAEQIGTLARENRLSEANSPLSRLQAQLQSVREFIDTHLTELP
- a CDS encoding sensor histidine kinase, whose amino-acid sequence is MGKILAIDDDITVQIVLQDLLESEGHEVAIASDGKEGIHQAEQLRPDLIICDWMMPQLDGLAVCKHVKANPALSSTFFILLTARELVTDRVIGLDSGADDFLSKPIDTEELMARVRAGLRLSKTLNDLQRAQSQLIQSEKMSSIGQLVAGVAHEINNPVTFIYSNLSHLQEYTQDLIDLVQLYQQEVNQPSEGIQTKLDSIDLNFMLQDLPKVIGSMQHGSDRIRKIVLSLQEFTHFERSGLQCIQINEALENTLLILGHRLQSNATHQQIQVIKNYGKLPAIESYAAQINQSFLQILNNAIDAIETSRLYSTSNPGCLTIQTENLSENRVLIRIADNGPGIPESVKSQIFDPFFSTKPVGSGTGLGLSMVYQIVVQQHQGSIECISNPEKGTEFKIELPTRIQSGKSSDRPSIKTENFALQQPE
- a CDS encoding IscS subfamily cysteine desulfurase; this translates as MSDRPIYLDCHATTPVDQRVMEAMLPYFTDYFGNPASINHQYGWEAEAAIQQARETLADAIHATPEEIIFTSGATEANNLAIKGVAESYFQKGRHIITVQTEHNAVLDPCAYLETLGFEITYLPVQSDGLLDLSELETALRPDTVLVSVMAANNEIGVLQPLKEIGLLCKERGIIFHSDAAQAIGKIPLDVQEIQVDLMSLTAHKIYGPKGVGGLYVRRRNPRVKIAPQIHGGGHERGLRSGTLYVPQIVGFAKAVALGLAEMESECDRLTTLRQRLWEQLQSLESVFLNGHPTQRLAGNLNISVAGVDGQALLLGLQSVMAVSSGSACTAAKIAPSHVLEAVGRSPELAFASVRFGIGRFNTVEEIDRVAQQAIVTIESLRKVRGGLLR